The following are encoded in a window of Phocoena phocoena chromosome 2, mPhoPho1.1, whole genome shotgun sequence genomic DNA:
- the CEBPE gene encoding CCAAT/enhancer-binding protein epsilon, with product MSHGTYYECEPRAGQQPLEFSGARVGPGELGDMCEHEASIDLSAYIESGEEQLLSDLFAVKPAPEARGLKGPGTPAFPHYLPPDPRPFAYPPHTFGPDRKALGPGIYSTPGSYDPRAVAVKEEPRGPEGSRGASRSGYNPLQYQVAHCGQTAMHLPPALSAPSQPLRVLKAPLAAAAPPCSPLLKAPSPAGASHKGKKAVNKDSLEYRLRRERNNIAVRKSRDKAKRRILETQQKVLEYMAENERLRSRVEQLTQELDTLRNLFRQIPEAANLIKGVGGCS from the exons ATGTCCCACGGGACATACTACGAGTGCGAGCCCCGGGCTGGCCAGCAGCCACTTGAGTTCTCAGGGGCCCGAGTGGGGCCTGGGGAGCTGGGGGACATGTGTGAGCATGAGGCGTCCATCGATCTGTCTGCCTACATCGAGTCTGGGGAGGAACAGCTCCTCTCTGACCTCTTTGCTGTGAAGCCGGCACCTGAGGCCAGAGGCCTTAAGGGCCCTGGAACCCCTGCCTTCCCCCACTACCTGCCGCCTGACCCGCGGCCCTTCGCCTACCCTCCACATACCTTCGGCCCCGACAGGAAGGCCTTGGGGCCTGGCATCTACAGCACCCCAGGGAGCTACGACCCCAGGGCTGTGGCTGTGAAGGAGGAGCCTCGGGGGCCCGAGGGCAGCCGGGGGGCCAGCCGCAGCGGCTACAACCCTCTGCAGTACCAAGTGGCGCACTGTGGGCAGACGGCCATGCACCTGCCCCCGGCCCTGTCAGCACCCAGCCAGCCCTTGCGCGTCCTCAAG GCCCCTTTGGCGGCTGCCGCGCCCCCCTGCAGCCCCCTCCTCAAGGCACCCTCACCGGCCGGCGCCTCGCACAAGGGCAAGAAGGCCGTGAACAAAGACAGCCTGGAGTACCGGCTGCGGCGGGAACGGAACAACATCGCGGTGCGTAAGAGCCGCGACAAGGCCAAGAGGCGCATTCTGGAGACACAGCAGAAGGTGCTAGAGTACATGGCCGAGAATGAGCGTCTGCGCAGCCGCGTGGAGCAGCTGACCCAGGAGCTGGACACCCTTCGCAACCTCTTCCGCCAGATCCCTGAGGCCGCCAACCTCATCAAGGGTGTAGGGGGCTGCAGCTGA